The proteins below are encoded in one region of Neisseria bacilliformis:
- the pheT gene encoding phenylalanine--tRNA ligase subunit beta — translation MQFSYSWLKTQANPNLSADELSHLLTMSGLEVEESEPAAPAFSGVVVAEVKSVEKHPDADRLNVTQVDAGTGELVQIVCGAPNVRPGIKVPCSLPGAVLPGNFKIKPTKMRGVVSNGMLCSAKELGLPDDGVDGLHILPGDAPVGGNIRDYLDLDDTLFTLKITPNRADCLSIKGIAREVAALTGCEFASTKIQAAPIVSGKTQPVRIDAPADCGRFISRVIENVNAQAATPAWMRQRLERSGIRSISALVDIGNYVMLEIGQPMHVFDADKISGSIIVRRAENGEVLACLNEKTVTLADNTLVIADEKGALSIAGMMGGAASAVSDGTCNIVLEAAWFAPAVIAGKSRQYGFGSDSSFRFERGVDYRLQADAIERATELVLQICGGQAGEMVEAVGDLLPEKRVGVRLNRVAKVLGVDIAADQVETILRTLGLQPEKTADGFQTTSPGFRFDIEIEADLIEEIGRVYGYENIPDEATSGSLKMLPLPETRRPRFAVYNEMAARGYREVVSYAFVDEAWECDFAANDNSIRLQNPLAAQYAVMRSTLIGGLVEVLQNNLNRKQNRVRIFEIARVFAKNADGGFAQNERIGGLWYGAAMPEQWGEKTRNADFYDIKADVENLLKGRAVEFVKTAHPALHPGRAAKIVSDGQAIGFVGELHPKWLQKYDLPQAPLVFEIDMAAVCRREKTRYQAVSKFQSVRRDLAFVLPENVSYAELEGSLKAVNSPLVREIALFDVYRGAGLPENSKSMAVKIILQDMENTLTDEAVEPVVQQLVAAAEAVGAQLRG, via the coding sequence ATGCAATTCTCCTACTCCTGGCTCAAAACCCAAGCCAATCCTAATCTTTCTGCCGATGAGCTTTCGCACTTGCTGACCATGTCCGGTCTGGAAGTGGAAGAGAGCGAGCCTGCTGCGCCTGCGTTTTCGGGTGTGGTGGTGGCGGAAGTAAAATCTGTTGAAAAACATCCGGATGCCGACCGTTTGAACGTAACCCAAGTTGATGCGGGTACGGGCGAGTTGGTGCAGATTGTCTGCGGTGCGCCGAATGTGCGGCCGGGCATTAAGGTGCCCTGTTCGCTGCCGGGCGCGGTGTTGCCGGGCAATTTCAAAATCAAGCCGACCAAGATGCGCGGGGTGGTATCGAACGGAATGTTGTGTTCCGCCAAAGAGTTGGGCTTGCCCGATGACGGCGTGGACGGCCTGCACATCCTGCCCGGCGATGCGCCGGTGGGCGGCAATATCCGCGATTATTTGGATTTGGACGACACGCTGTTTACGCTGAAAATCACGCCCAACCGCGCCGATTGTTTGAGCATCAAGGGCATTGCCCGCGAAGTGGCGGCGCTGACCGGCTGTGAATTTGCGTCGACTAAAATTCAGGCTGCCCCAATAGTCAGCGGCAAAACCCAGCCGGTGCGTATTGATGCGCCGGCCGACTGCGGCCGCTTTATCAGCCGCGTAATTGAAAATGTAAACGCGCAGGCCGCCACGCCCGCGTGGATGCGGCAGCGGCTGGAACGCAGCGGCATCCGCAGCATTTCGGCGCTGGTAGACATCGGCAATTATGTGATGCTGGAAATCGGCCAGCCGATGCACGTGTTTGATGCCGACAAAATTTCAGGCAGCATCATTGTGCGCCGCGCCGAAAACGGCGAAGTGTTGGCATGTTTGAACGAAAAAACCGTTACGCTCGCCGACAACACACTGGTGATTGCCGACGAAAAAGGCGCGTTGAGCATTGCGGGCATGATGGGCGGCGCGGCCAGCGCGGTTTCAGACGGCACGTGCAATATCGTGCTGGAAGCGGCGTGGTTTGCGCCCGCCGTGATTGCGGGCAAATCGCGCCAATACGGCTTCGGCTCGGATTCTTCGTTTCGCTTCGAGCGCGGCGTGGACTACCGTTTGCAAGCCGATGCCATCGAGCGCGCCACCGAATTGGTGTTGCAAATCTGCGGCGGCCAGGCGGGCGAAATGGTGGAGGCCGTGGGCGATTTGCTGCCTGAAAAACGCGTGGGCGTACGTTTGAACCGCGTAGCCAAAGTATTGGGCGTGGACATCGCCGCCGATCAGGTTGAAACCATCCTGCGCACGCTCGGTTTGCAGCCTGAAAAAACCGCCGACGGCTTTCAGACGACCTCGCCGGGCTTCCGTTTCGACATCGAAATCGAAGCCGATTTAATCGAAGAAATCGGCCGCGTGTACGGCTACGAAAACATCCCCGACGAAGCCACATCAGGCAGCCTGAAAATGCTGCCGCTGCCCGAAACCCGCCGCCCGCGCTTTGCCGTGTACAACGAAATGGCCGCGCGCGGCTACCGCGAAGTGGTCAGCTACGCCTTTGTCGATGAAGCGTGGGAATGCGATTTTGCCGCCAACGACAACTCCATCCGCCTGCAAAACCCGCTGGCAGCGCAGTATGCCGTGATGCGCTCGACGCTCATCGGCGGGCTGGTGGAAGTGTTGCAGAACAACCTCAACCGCAAGCAAAACCGCGTGCGCATTTTTGAAATCGCCCGTGTGTTCGCCAAAAACGCTGACGGCGGCTTCGCGCAAAACGAGCGCATCGGCGGCCTGTGGTACGGCGCGGCCATGCCTGAGCAGTGGGGCGAAAAAACGCGCAACGCCGATTTTTACGACATCAAGGCCGATGTGGAAAACCTGCTCAAAGGCCGCGCGGTTGAGTTTGTGAAAACAGCCCATCCCGCGCTGCACCCCGGCCGCGCCGCCAAAATTGTTTCAGACGGCCAAGCCATCGGCTTTGTCGGCGAACTGCACCCGAAATGGCTGCAAAAATACGACCTGCCGCAAGCCCCGCTGGTGTTTGAAATCGACATGGCCGCCGTGTGCCGCCGTGAAAAAACACGCTATCAGGCCGTGTCCAAATTCCAAAGTGTGCGCCGCGATCTGGCGTTTGTGCTGCCTGAAAACGTGTCATACGCCGAGCTGGAAGGCAGCCTGAAAGCCGTAAACAGCCCGCTGGTGCGGGAAATCGCGCTGTTTGACGTGTATCGCGGCGCAGGGCTGCCCGAAAACAGCAAAAGCATGGCGGTGAAAATCATCCTGCAAGACATGGAAAACACGCTCACCGACGAGGCCGTCGAACCCGTGGTGCAGCAGCTCGTGGCAGCGGCAGAGGCCGTGGGCGCACAATTGCGCGGATGA
- the ybeY gene encoding rRNA maturation RNase YbeY, which translates to MKRAKRHPFQKILRQRLDLHFDNQSSAQAPAENQFRLWIWQAVKRHYRRAEISLILLDEPAARACNRDYRGKDYATNVLSFALDEGETCAPLSDGLHGDLVICPQIVLKEAAEQGKTPEQHYAHLTIHGTLHLMGYDHIEDTEAEEMETLETELLNQLAYPDPYK; encoded by the coding sequence ATGAAACGCGCCAAACGCCACCCCTTTCAAAAAATCCTGCGCCAACGCCTCGACCTCCATTTCGACAACCAATCATCCGCCCAAGCCCCCGCCGAAAACCAATTCCGCCTCTGGATATGGCAGGCCGTCAAACGGCACTACCGCCGCGCCGAAATCTCCCTCATCCTCCTCGACGAACCCGCCGCCCGCGCCTGCAACCGCGACTACCGTGGCAAAGACTACGCCACCAACGTATTGAGCTTCGCCCTCGACGAAGGCGAAACCTGCGCCCCCCTTTCAGACGGCCTGCACGGCGACCTCGTCATCTGCCCCCAAATCGTCCTCAAAGAAGCCGCCGAACAAGGCAAAACCCCCGAGCAGCACTACGCCCACCTCACCATCCACGGCACCCTGCACCTCATGGGCTACGACCACATCGAAGACACCGAAGCCGAAGAAATGGAAACCCTTGAAACCGAATTGCTGAATCAGTTAGCATACCCCGACCCATACAAATAG
- the rsmA gene encoding 16S rRNA (adenine(1518)-N(6)/adenine(1519)-N(6))-dimethyltransferase RsmA, which translates to MKEHQARKRFGQNFLQDTRIIADIVNAVRPQPDDTVIEIGPGLAAITAPLAAKLNRLHVVEIDRDIVARLKNLPFADKLVIHEGDVLQFDFNSIAGKKKIVGNLPYNISTPLLFRLSEIADDVADMHFMLQKEVVERMTAAPGSNDYGRLSVMLQYFFEMEPLINVPPEAFSPAPKVDSAVVRMIPLKHRIGRADDFDAFARLVKAAFHQRRKTIRNNLKELAADGDLQAAGINPQDRPEHIAPEKYVGLSNYLLRKAV; encoded by the coding sequence ATGAAAGAACACCAAGCCCGCAAGCGTTTCGGGCAGAATTTTTTGCAGGATACGCGTATCATCGCCGACATCGTCAACGCCGTGCGCCCGCAGCCGGACGACACCGTCATCGAAATCGGCCCCGGCCTCGCCGCCATCACCGCGCCGCTGGCGGCCAAACTCAACCGCCTGCACGTGGTCGAAATCGACCGCGACATCGTCGCCCGCTTAAAAAACCTGCCCTTCGCCGACAAACTCGTCATCCACGAAGGCGACGTTTTGCAGTTTGATTTCAACAGCATCGCGGGCAAAAAGAAAATCGTCGGCAACCTGCCCTACAACATCTCCACGCCGCTGCTGTTCCGCCTGAGCGAAATCGCCGACGACGTTGCCGACATGCACTTCATGCTGCAAAAAGAAGTGGTCGAACGCATGACCGCCGCCCCCGGCAGCAACGACTACGGCCGCCTCAGCGTGATGCTGCAATACTTTTTCGAGATGGAGCCGCTGATAAACGTGCCGCCCGAAGCCTTCTCGCCCGCGCCGAAAGTCGATTCCGCCGTGGTGCGCATGATCCCGCTCAAACACCGCATCGGCCGCGCCGACGATTTCGACGCTTTCGCCCGCCTGGTCAAAGCCGCCTTCCACCAGCGGCGCAAAACCATACGCAACAACCTCAAAGAGCTGGCCGCCGACGGCGACTTGCAGGCCGCCGGCATCAACCCGCAAGACCGCCCCGAACATATCGCGCCGGAAAAATACGTCGGATTAAGCAATTATCTGCTGCGGAAGGCCGTCTGA
- a CDS encoding CopD family copper resistance protein yields the protein MSAYPLLHIVHLFCAIAFVGGVFFEGLVLGVMHTKAVSREARREVERALSKRAVKVMPWIVAGVFLSGAGMAYLRYLPNLAQPFAASFNTQLALKICIALSILVHFVIAVTKMRRGTLTKNWSRYIHAAVLAHMVLIVLLAKTMFYVVW from the coding sequence ATGTCTGCCTATCCGCTGCTGCACATCGTGCACCTGTTTTGCGCCATCGCCTTTGTCGGCGGCGTGTTTTTCGAGGGGCTGGTGCTGGGCGTGATGCATACCAAAGCCGTGTCGCGCGAGGCGCGGCGCGAGGTGGAGCGGGCCTTGTCGAAACGGGCGGTGAAGGTGATGCCGTGGATTGTGGCGGGCGTGTTCCTCTCGGGCGCGGGTATGGCCTATCTGCGCTACCTGCCCAATCTGGCGCAGCCCTTTGCCGCCTCGTTCAACACCCAGCTCGCGCTGAAAATCTGCATCGCGCTGAGCATACTCGTCCATTTCGTCATCGCGGTAACGAAAATGCGGCGCGGCACGCTGACGAAAAACTGGTCGCGCTACATCCACGCCGCCGTGCTGGCGCATATGGTATTGATCGTGCTGCTGGCGAAAACGATGTTTTATGTGGTGTGGTGA
- a CDS encoding integration host factor subunit alpha: MTLTKAELADILVDKVSKVSKNDAKEIVELFFEEIRTTLARGEEIKISGFGNFQLRDKPQRPGRNPKTGEEVPITARRVVTFHASQKLKGMVEHYYDKQRQR, translated from the coding sequence ATGACTCTAACAAAAGCAGAATTGGCCGATATTTTGGTCGATAAAGTCAGCAAAGTAAGCAAAAACGATGCCAAAGAAATCGTCGAACTCTTTTTTGAGGAAATCCGCACCACGCTGGCGCGCGGCGAGGAAATCAAAATTTCCGGCTTTGGCAATTTCCAGTTGCGCGACAAGCCGCAACGACCCGGCCGCAACCCGAAAACCGGCGAGGAAGTGCCGATTACCGCCCGCCGCGTGGTAACTTTCCATGCCAGCCAGAAGCTCAAAGGCATGGTGGAGCATTACTATGACAAGCAGCGTCAACGCTAA
- a CDS encoding factor H binding protein domain-containing protein, with the protein METLKQSHFICLIAAAAALSACSSAGEALGDALTPSPAPKGHYRTLKIEASQSNTLLPDADSSLTITDSEKQGAERTKTYRSGDGFDMGNKLLDRITELEYERKDGSGKVSDRGKLVLYRQDYSAVAGLIPSYVAAKGSGLESGKLHIAGAQGEHTRAADIPQSGEAHYTGSAFAEAGYGQKDYGKLDYTVNFATRKGRGSISGLPGKSDITLEEAALATRPDNTTGVDGNARSADWGSGSYNAILFGPKYNEIAGGAYFPDSKQSVGMAGKKQ; encoded by the coding sequence GTGGAAACTTTGAAACAAAGCCATTTTATCTGCCTTATTGCCGCAGCGGCGGCATTGTCCGCTTGCAGCAGCGCGGGCGAGGCTCTGGGCGACGCGCTCACCCCGTCTCCCGCGCCCAAAGGCCATTACCGCACGCTGAAAATCGAAGCGTCGCAATCGAACACCCTGCTGCCCGATGCCGACTCGTCCCTCACCATCACCGACAGCGAAAAACAGGGCGCAGAGCGCACGAAAACCTACCGCAGCGGCGACGGTTTCGACATGGGCAACAAACTGTTGGACAGAATCACCGAACTGGAATACGAGCGCAAAGACGGCAGCGGCAAAGTGTCCGACCGGGGCAAACTGGTGCTCTACCGGCAGGACTACTCGGCAGTGGCCGGACTGATTCCGTCTTATGTTGCCGCCAAGGGCAGCGGTTTGGAAAGCGGCAAACTGCACATCGCCGGCGCGCAGGGCGAGCACACCCGCGCCGCCGACATCCCGCAAAGCGGCGAGGCGCACTACACCGGCAGCGCGTTCGCCGAAGCCGGCTACGGCCAAAAGGACTACGGCAAACTCGATTACACCGTCAACTTCGCCACCCGCAAAGGGCGCGGCAGCATTAGCGGCCTGCCCGGCAAAAGCGACATCACGCTGGAAGAAGCCGCCCTTGCCACCCGCCCCGACAACACCACCGGCGTGGACGGCAACGCCCGCTCCGCCGACTGGGGCAGCGGTAGCTACAACGCCATCCTGTTCGGCCCGAAATACAACGAAATCGCCGGCGGCGCGTATTTCCCCGACAGCAAACAAAGCGTCGGCATGGCGGGCAAAAAACAATAG
- a CDS encoding glycine zipper 2TM domain-containing protein, giving the protein MKPLFVKTAALIALTASLSACNGLTQTQRNTATGAVIGGVAGNLIGGDTGSTLGGAALGGVIGSQVHRHR; this is encoded by the coding sequence ATGAAACCGTTATTCGTGAAAACCGCCGCCCTCATCGCCCTGACCGCCTCCCTCAGCGCGTGCAACGGTCTGACGCAGACCCAGCGCAACACCGCCACCGGCGCGGTAATCGGCGGCGTGGCCGGCAACCTGATCGGCGGCGACACCGGTTCGACACTCGGCGGCGCGGCACTCGGCGGCGTCATCGGCAGCCAGGTTCACCGCCACCGCTAA
- a CDS encoding NAD(P)/FAD-dependent oxidoreductase, with amino-acid sequence MKHTVIIGGGFAGVNLARELARSADHRITLIDKNNYNFFPPLIYQVAAGFMSPSDISYPFRKLFNRRPNARFRQGEVRRIDSAECRVYLQHGGSVDYDLLVIATGTRPNFFGNQEIERHAYAMKTLGDALAIRNNILARLEAACALPPAERAPYLHFVVAGGGASGVELTGIFAEMRRDIFNKDYPELQGEHSRLTLVTADPVLLPPMSASAQRYTAAELHRLGADVICNDRVTGYDGHTVRLESGRSIAAKSLIWTAGVTARRTDGIPDECYTRGNRLRTDRQLRVIGLDNVYALGDCALVEGDSAYPNGHPQLGQVAKAQGLYLARALIRGGGEAFAYKHQGDMAIIGRLSAVADFPGGRSSHGILTWAVWVAVHILALVTFRNRLAAAYNWGIAFLTRNQTLRMIIRPTPPADAQNGRDG; translated from the coding sequence ATGAAACACACCGTCATCATCGGCGGCGGCTTTGCCGGCGTGAACCTCGCCCGCGAACTCGCCCGAAGCGCAGACCACCGCATCACCCTCATCGACAAAAACAACTACAACTTCTTCCCGCCGCTGATTTACCAAGTGGCCGCCGGCTTCATGTCGCCCTCCGACATCAGCTACCCCTTCCGCAAACTGTTCAACCGCCGCCCGAACGCCCGCTTCCGCCAGGGCGAAGTGCGCCGCATCGACTCCGCCGAGTGCCGCGTCTATTTGCAACACGGCGGGAGCGTGGACTACGACCTCCTCGTCATCGCCACCGGCACCCGCCCCAACTTCTTCGGCAACCAAGAAATCGAACGCCACGCCTACGCCATGAAAACCCTCGGCGACGCGCTGGCCATCCGCAACAACATCCTCGCCCGACTCGAAGCCGCCTGCGCCCTGCCGCCCGCCGAGCGCGCGCCCTACCTGCATTTCGTCGTCGCCGGCGGCGGCGCGAGCGGCGTGGAACTCACCGGCATCTTCGCCGAAATGCGCCGCGACATATTCAACAAAGACTACCCCGAGCTGCAAGGCGAACACAGCCGCCTCACCCTCGTTACCGCCGACCCCGTGCTGCTGCCGCCCATGAGCGCGTCCGCCCAACGCTACACCGCCGCCGAGCTGCACCGCCTCGGCGCGGACGTCATCTGCAACGACCGCGTAACCGGCTACGACGGCCACACCGTCCGCCTCGAAAGCGGCCGCAGCATCGCCGCCAAAAGCCTGATTTGGACGGCCGGCGTAACCGCCCGGCGCACCGACGGCATCCCCGACGAATGCTACACACGCGGCAACCGCCTGCGCACCGATCGCCAACTGCGCGTCATTGGGCTGGACAACGTGTACGCCCTCGGCGACTGCGCCCTCGTCGAAGGCGACTCCGCCTACCCGAACGGCCACCCCCAGCTCGGCCAAGTCGCCAAAGCGCAGGGGCTGTACCTCGCCCGCGCCCTGATTCGCGGCGGCGGCGAAGCTTTTGCATACAAACACCAGGGCGACATGGCCATCATCGGCCGCCTCTCCGCCGTCGCCGACTTCCCCGGCGGGCGCAGCAGCCACGGCATCCTCACCTGGGCGGTGTGGGTCGCCGTCCACATCCTCGCCCTCGTAACCTTCCGCAACCGCCTCGCCGCCGCCTACAACTGGGGCATCGCCTTCCTCACCCGCAACCAAACCCTGCGCATGATCATCCGTCCCACCCCGCCCGCCGACGCGCAAAACGGGCGCGACGGCTAG
- a CDS encoding sigma-54-dependent Fis family transcriptional regulator, with protein sequence MSSKHQSERSDWRAQEMLLLQQVVQNLGKDGGAHHSALKIMLQLMSEFFGLNQGRIVLQHLHDENASIRYAYGMSPEQVARGVYAPGEGITGTVLQQSHMIAADNVRTDPLFLGRTVLRKDIPAEQTMFIALPVAAHNRTFGVLACLRARYSPRPLHDDISLLKILATLIGQLLYIQESSEASRRELQTQNRKLKQTLQSHSRRYGIIGSSAPLLNAVSELERVAHSNANVLLLGENGTGKEMFARTLHTAGRRVGQPFIKVRCANRENGELAREIFGSGDTPGLLEQADGGTIFFDEIAALPPEQQNRLLQVLQENTVCRTDSTAGRNINVRIITATTRDLAEEVENGRFDAELYYRLYVVPIRLPSLRERRSDIPELAAFLMHRINRETGKNLNLTAEAVEQLQHYAWPGNVYELERFLTKLAVQSKGNIADENAVWQLLTRQSAAPLPRPAPPAGKPRAVGFAIQGSQPRPYLQADSHSPEKIEQTLAYCRGNKTQAAQMLGLSTRQLYYRLDKIRKNKEKKQQAKQR encoded by the coding sequence ATGAGCTCGAAACACCAAAGCGAACGCAGCGACTGGCGCGCGCAGGAAATGCTGCTTTTGCAACAGGTTGTCCAAAACCTCGGCAAAGACGGCGGCGCGCACCACAGCGCGCTGAAAATCATGCTGCAACTGATGAGCGAATTTTTCGGCCTCAACCAGGGGCGCATCGTGTTGCAGCACCTCCACGACGAAAACGCCTCCATCCGCTACGCCTACGGCATGTCGCCCGAACAGGTCGCGCGCGGCGTTTACGCCCCCGGCGAAGGCATCACCGGCACGGTTTTGCAGCAGTCGCACATGATCGCCGCCGACAACGTGCGCACCGACCCCCTATTTCTCGGCCGCACCGTCCTGCGCAAAGACATCCCCGCCGAACAAACCATGTTCATCGCCCTGCCCGTGGCCGCGCACAACCGCACCTTCGGCGTGCTCGCCTGCCTGCGCGCCCGTTACAGCCCCCGCCCGCTGCACGACGACATCTCCCTGCTGAAAATCCTCGCCACCCTCATCGGCCAGCTCCTTTATATACAGGAAAGCAGCGAAGCCAGCCGCCGCGAGCTGCAAACGCAAAACCGCAAACTCAAACAAACCCTGCAATCGCACAGCCGCCGCTACGGCATCATCGGCTCCTCCGCCCCCCTGCTCAACGCCGTCAGCGAACTCGAACGCGTCGCACACAGCAACGCCAACGTCCTGCTGCTGGGCGAAAACGGCACCGGCAAAGAAATGTTCGCCCGCACCCTGCACACCGCCGGCCGCCGCGTCGGCCAGCCCTTTATCAAAGTCCGCTGCGCCAACAGGGAAAACGGCGAACTCGCCCGCGAAATCTTCGGCAGCGGCGACACCCCCGGCCTGCTCGAACAGGCCGACGGCGGCACCATCTTTTTCGACGAAATCGCCGCCCTGCCCCCCGAACAGCAAAACCGCCTGCTGCAAGTGTTGCAGGAAAACACCGTCTGCCGCACCGACAGCACCGCCGGGCGCAACATCAACGTGCGCATCATCACCGCCACCACCCGCGACTTGGCCGAAGAAGTAGAAAACGGCCGCTTCGACGCCGAGCTTTACTACCGCCTCTACGTCGTCCCCATCCGCCTCCCCTCCCTGCGCGAACGCCGCAGCGACATCCCCGAACTGGCCGCCTTCCTCATGCACCGCATCAACCGCGAAACCGGCAAAAACCTCAACCTCACCGCCGAAGCCGTCGAACAGCTGCAACACTACGCCTGGCCGGGCAACGTATACGAACTCGAACGCTTCCTCACCAAACTCGCCGTGCAAAGCAAAGGCAACATCGCCGACGAAAACGCCGTCTGGCAGCTCCTCACCCGCCAGTCCGCCGCCCCCCTCCCCCGCCCCGCCCCGCCCGCAGGCAAACCCCGCGCCGTCGGCTTCGCCATCCAGGGCAGCCAGCCGCGCCCCTACCTGCAAGCCGACTCCCACTCCCCCGAAAAAATCGAACAAACCCTCGCCTACTGCCGGGGCAACAAAACCCAGGCCGCGCAAATGCTCGGCCTGTCCACCCGCCAGCTCTACTACCGCCTGGACAAAATCAGAAAAAACAAAGAGAAAAAACAACAGGCAAAACAGCGGTAA
- a CDS encoding HlyC/CorC family transporter: protein MDGSPSKPNLLERIIHRLSGNAPDTAEGVLALLQQAHEQQAFDADTMQRLEKVLDFAELEVRDAMITRSQMSVVKAGDSLERIIPYIIETAHSRFPVIDGDKDTILGILHAKDLLKYIGSSEPFDLESLLRPACFVPEGKSLNALLKTFREQRLHMAIVVDEYGGTSGLVTFEDVIEQIIGNIEDEFDEDDSADNIFPVSAERWRINAVTEIEDINAYFGTDYSGEEADTIGGLVIQELGRLPVRGDKIALPPLLFTVARADHRRLHTLMAVRMKDKEHGREPHKE, encoded by the coding sequence ATGGACGGCAGCCCGTCGAAACCCAACCTCCTCGAACGCATCATCCACCGCCTCAGCGGCAACGCCCCCGACACCGCCGAAGGCGTGCTCGCCCTTCTGCAACAGGCGCACGAACAACAAGCCTTCGACGCCGACACCATGCAGCGGCTGGAAAAAGTCCTCGACTTCGCCGAACTCGAAGTGCGCGACGCCATGATTACCCGCTCGCAGATGAGCGTCGTCAAAGCCGGCGACAGCCTGGAACGCATCATCCCCTACATCATCGAAACCGCCCACTCCCGTTTCCCCGTCATCGACGGCGACAAAGACACCATCCTCGGCATCCTCCACGCCAAAGACCTGCTCAAATACATCGGCAGCAGCGAACCCTTCGACCTCGAAAGCCTGCTGCGCCCCGCCTGCTTCGTCCCCGAAGGCAAATCGCTCAACGCCCTCTTGAAAACCTTCCGCGAACAACGCCTGCACATGGCCATCGTCGTCGACGAATACGGTGGCACCTCCGGCCTCGTAACCTTTGAAGACGTCATCGAACAAATCATCGGCAATATCGAAGACGAATTCGACGAAGACGACTCCGCCGACAACATCTTCCCCGTATCCGCCGAACGCTGGCGCATCAACGCCGTAACCGAAATCGAAGACATCAACGCCTACTTCGGTACGGATTATTCCGGCGAAGAAGCCGACACCATCGGCGGCCTCGTCATCCAGGAACTCGGCCGCCTGCCCGTGCGCGGCGACAAAATCGCCCTGCCGCCGCTGCTGTTCACCGTCGCCCGCGCCGACCACCGCCGCCTGCACACCCTCATGGCCGTGCGCATGAAAGACAAAGAACACGGCAGGGAGCCGCACAAAGAATAA